The following coding sequences are from one Streptomyces sp. NBC_01485 window:
- a CDS encoding winged helix DNA-binding domain-containing protein, producing MRELGPSQARLLRAWSQGVGGDRRATSVPAVLERCLAVQAQDLRAAALGLRARGSGLTEADVHLALGAEHSLVRGWFMRGTLYLVPAGDAGWLRELLAPQLLRRSERRYRELGLGPAELALGERVITEALAGGPLTRDELAARMTEAGLNASGQVPFHLVRRSALLGTACFGPIQEDGSATYVLADDWLPASAGPTGADAVGELLHRYLAAHGPATAADFATWSGLGLPAVRPAWKELLKGGLIEPCRVGDLDAYALPADASEGLEPVGDVRLLPAYDNYLLGFTDRRLSVEPEHERAVWSGGGQISPTIVVDGLVRGVWRRDRTRAVALEPFDAGLGGVAADALDAELRDISRFLAA from the coding sequence GTGCGGGAGCTCGGCCCGTCTCAGGCCAGACTGCTCCGAGCGTGGTCGCAGGGCGTAGGGGGCGATCGGCGCGCGACATCCGTGCCCGCCGTACTGGAGCGGTGCCTGGCAGTGCAGGCGCAGGACCTGAGGGCGGCGGCGCTCGGGCTCAGGGCGCGCGGCTCCGGGCTGACCGAGGCAGACGTGCACCTGGCGCTCGGCGCCGAACACAGCCTGGTCCGGGGCTGGTTCATGCGCGGCACGCTGTACCTGGTCCCGGCCGGTGACGCGGGCTGGCTCCGCGAACTGCTCGCTCCGCAACTGCTGCGCCGCAGCGAGCGCCGATACCGGGAGCTGGGGCTCGGGCCGGCCGAGCTGGCACTGGGGGAGCGGGTGATCACCGAGGCGCTTGCCGGCGGCCCCCTGACCCGGGACGAGCTCGCGGCGCGGATGACCGAAGCGGGCCTCAACGCCTCCGGGCAGGTCCCGTTCCACCTCGTCCGCCGATCCGCTCTGCTCGGCACCGCCTGCTTCGGTCCGATCCAGGAGGACGGCTCCGCCACCTATGTGCTGGCGGACGACTGGCTGCCCGCCTCCGCCGGACCTACCGGCGCGGATGCGGTCGGAGAGCTGCTGCACAGGTACCTGGCGGCGCACGGACCGGCGACGGCGGCCGACTTCGCCACCTGGTCGGGGCTCGGGCTGCCCGCCGTCCGCCCTGCGTGGAAGGAACTGCTCAAGGGCGGTCTGATCGAACCGTGCCGCGTCGGAGACCTGGACGCGTACGCGCTGCCGGCCGACGCATCGGAGGGCCTGGAGCCGGTAGGTGACGTTCGATTGCTGCCGGCCTACGACAACTATCTGCTGGGCTTCACGGACCGCCGGCTGTCCGTCGAGCCCGAGCACGAGCGCGCGGTCTGGTCCGGCGGCGGTCAGATCAGCCCCACCATCGTGGTGGACGGACTGGTCCGCGGAGTCTGGCGCCGGGACCGAACACGTGCCGTCGCCCTGGAACCGTTCGACGCCGGTCTGGGCGGCGTAGCCGCAGACGCCCTCGACGCTGAGCTCCGCGACATCTCCCGGTTTCTCGCTGCATAA